A window of the Hevea brasiliensis isolate MT/VB/25A 57/8 chromosome 6, ASM3005281v1, whole genome shotgun sequence genome harbors these coding sequences:
- the LOC110668316 gene encoding probable aquaporin PIP2-8, with translation MAKEVSEETQPTHGKDYVDPPPAPLIDVAELKLWSFYRALIAEFIATLLFLYITVATVIGYKKQADPCGGVGLLGIAWAFGGMIFILVYCTAGISGGHINPAVTFGLFLARKVSLIRAVAYMVAQCLGAICGVGLVKAFMKHPYNALGGGANSVAHGYNKGTALGAEIIGTFVLVYTVFSATDPKRSARDSHVPVLAPLPIGFAVFVVHLATIPVTGTGINPARSFGAAVIYNNDKIWDDHWIFWVGPFIGALAAAAYHQYILRAAAIKALGSFRSNPTN, from the exons atggctAAGGAAGTGAGTGAAGAAACGCAGCCTACCCATGGGAAGGACTATGTTGATCCACCACCAGCTCCTCTCATTGACGTGGCTGAGCTCAAGCTCTGGTCTTTCTACCGTGCTCTTATAGCTGAGTTCATAGCCACTCTTCTTTTCCTCTACATCACTGTAGCTACTGTAATTGGCTACAAGAAACAAGCTGACCCTTGTGGCGGAGTTGGGCTTCTGGGTATTGCATGGGCCTTTGGTGGCATGATTTTTATCCTTGTTTACTGCACTGCTGGTATCTCTG GTGGTCATATTAACCCAGCGGTCACTTTTGGACTTTTCTTGGCGAGGAAGGTGTCACTGATTAGGGCAGTGGCTTACATGGTGGCTCAGTGCTTGGGTGCAATCTGTGGTGTTGGGTTGGTGAAGGCATTTATGAAGCATCCATATAATGCTCTTGGAGGCGGTGCTAACTCCGTGGCTCATGGTTACAACAAAGGCACCGCTTTGGGTGCTGAGATCATAGGCACTTTTGTGCTTGTCTACACTGTTTTCTCTGCCACTGACCCTAAGAGGAGTGCACGTGACTCTCACGTCCCT GTGTTGGCTCCACTTCCAATTGGGTTTGCTGTGTTCGTGGTTCACTTAGCAACAATCCCCGTCACTGGTACTGGTATTAATCCTGCTAGGAGCTTTGGTGCTGCAGTCATCTACAACAATGACAAAATCTGGGACGACCAT tggattttctgggttgGACCTTTCATTGGAGCACTTGCAGCTGCAGCATATCATCAATACATTCTGAGAGCAGCAGCCATCAAGGCTTTGGGATCTTTCCGCAGCAACCCCACCAACTAA
- the LOC110668297 gene encoding uncharacterized protein LOC110668297 has protein sequence MAGERRVHPDCINASNPYHECVEYCFRKIAEAMAQMSKKETEVVQDKGGNYGSTTLASEQDEVQHDERSVFEEESDDDDNHPVQENVEGDGTQLTGRQKKLFELRLKMNEARKANQTAMVAEKKKMEAAPESRGISKQKWLEDRKKKIGKLLDANGLDMKEAYMLDTQEAAEAKYKKWEKDPAPFGWDVFNQKTLYNAHKKRSKNIEVDLEEYNKMKEADPEFYREASSLQYGKAPKISEDKIDRMVKELNDREEKRKSFSRRRRFREEKDIDSINDRNEHFNKKIERAFGKYTLEIKNNLERGTALPD, from the exons ATGGCTGGAGAAAGGAGAGTGCACCCAGATTGTATAAATGCATCTAATCCATACCATGAGTGTGTCGAATATTGCTTCAGAAAAATTGCAGAAGCTATGGCACAAATGAGTAAGAAAGAAACAG AAGTTGTGCAAGATAAAGGTGGAAATTATGGGTCCACCACACTTGCTTCTGAGCAAGATGAGGTACAGCATGATGAAAGATCAGTTTTTGAAGAAGAGTCTGATGATGACGACAATCATCCAGTCCAGGAAAATGTGGAAGGAGATGGTACACAACTTACTGGGAGGCAGAAAAAATTGTTTGAGTTGAGGCTTAAGATG AATGAGGCTAGAAAAGCCAATCAAACAGCAATGGTagctgaaaagaaaaaaatggaagcTGCACCAGAATCAAGGGGCATTTCTAAACAAAAATGGCTTGAAGATAGGAAGAAAAAAATTGGAAAACTTTTAGATGCAAATGGTTTGGATATGAAAGAGGCATACATGCTGGATACACAAGAGGCCGCTGAGGCAAAATATAAAAAATGGGAAAAAGATCCTGCTCCATTTGGTTGGGATG TTTTCAATCAGAAGACACTCTACAATGCGCATAAAAAGCGGTCAAAGAACATCGAGGTTGATCTAGAAGAATATAACAAAATGAAAGAAGCTGATCCTGAGTTCTACCGTGAAGCCTCAAGTCTTCAATATGGAAAG GCACCCAAGATATCTGAGGACAAGATTGACCGGATGGTGAAGGAACTCAATGACCGGGAGGAGAAACGCAAGTCATTTAGTCGAAGGAGGAGGTTCCGTGAAGAGAAGGATATTGACTCGATTAATGACCGTAATGAGCATTTCAATAAGAAGATTGAACGAGCTTTTGGCAAATACACGCTGGAGATTAAGAACAATCTTGAGCGAGGAACTGCTTTGCCTGACTAA